In Chelmon rostratus isolate fCheRos1 chromosome 9, fCheRos1.pri, whole genome shotgun sequence, the following proteins share a genomic window:
- the ndufs8b gene encoding NADH:ubiquinone oxidoreductase core subunit S8b translates to MSAALSLRLLHCYSKSGTFGYGPGVMRPFSLSVQREGYKYVNAQELPTDMRSITDRAASTLLWTELFRGLAMTMSYLFREPATINYPFEKGPLSPRFRGEHALRRYPNGEERCIACKLCEAICPAQAITIEAETRADGSRRTTRYDIDMTKCIYCGFCQEACPVDAIVEGPNFEFSTETHEELLYNKEKLLNNGDRWEAEIAANIQADYLYR, encoded by the exons ATGTCTGCTGCACTGAGTCTGCGTCTTCTCCACTGCTACTCAAAGTCAG GCACATTCGGGTATGGTCCTGGTGTCATGCGCCCATTCAGTCTCAGTGTGCAGAGAGAGGGCTATA AGTATGTAAATGCTCAGGAGCTGCCGACAGACATGAGGTCCATCACTGACCGGGCTGCCTCAACCCTTCTTTGGACCGAGCTCTTTAGAG GTTTGGCAATGACCATGAGTTACCTGTTCCGTGAACCTGCCACCATCAACTACCCATTTGAAAAGGGCCCCCTGTCACCCCGCTTCCGTGGAGAGCACGCCCTCCGCCGTTACCCTAATGGAGAAGAGCGCTGCATTGCCTGTAAGCTGTGTGAGGCCATCTGCCCAGCTcag GCGATTACCATTGAAGCTGAGACTCGAGCTGATGGCAGCAGGAGAACTACACGCTATGACATTGATATGACCAAATGTATCTACTGTGGCTTCTGCCAGGAAGCCTGTCCTGTTGATGCCATTGTTGAG ggTCCAAACTTTGAGTTCTCTACAGAGACCCATGAAGAGCTGCTGTACAACAAAGAGAAGCTGCTCAACAATGGAGACCGATGGGAGGCTGAGATAGCAGCCAACATACAGGCGGACTATCTGTACAGATAG